A window of Hevea brasiliensis isolate MT/VB/25A 57/8 chromosome 14, ASM3005281v1, whole genome shotgun sequence contains these coding sequences:
- the LOC110632401 gene encoding probable disease resistance protein At4g27220, whose translation MGRPKDQMFWEYVEGIGNHLKCKFCGNVFKGSPSISRIKSHLAGIPGQGIQICDSVPDDVKEAALEAIQGANKRRKTMRSSSNNEVYNPISRQQNHEVEDEERMQMEVQEIEQQVGEAGTSFLLEMEDNVENHVGQSLQFVETKGEKLLTAKLKGEEFETHIKEICSCLRDDDNVSKVGIYGMGGVGKTELAKHVNNELLRTPSPFHYVYWVTVSPDFSIHKLQDTIARMVNLDLSSVDDKHIRAARLFKVLKDKNFVLILDDMWNYVPLEMVGIPDNMKRCKLVLTTRSLNVCRKMDCQKNFKVKPLLVDASWELFLQELGHQIMPSLEKIAKSIVLECKGLPLGIKVMARNMKQVDDIHEWSNALDKLRRSIPEQENLEIFNELKRSYDYLNDPTLQQCFLYCALYQGSWYGIRKGMIELLIDVGVIEGESRREEFNEGRTILNKLLNLCLLEKEEDTYTVKMHKLLKNMAIQIMNADARVIVKNDEELSEMPEWGNWSKDLLRISLSSKDIRKIPSGYSPSCPNLSTVLLGNNFNLSFIGYSFFKQLHGLKMLDLSWTAIQKLPTSISHLVNLSALLLRDCKNLRHVPSLAALRALKRLDLYGSGVEKVPKGIKLLSNLRYLDLCGTNIEELQPGILPKLSQLRFLRLGFSFTVEGKEVASLRKLEELECRFHGVGELNTFMTCKPSTSQMRCRLLVGQSKQMDGSYFDDSEVYFNNCSISEGGNALSLPREVKSLIFDGCNIESGGLCFRYAIEPEYFEIEDCEGLEHLFSLSSPPSVFKTLEIIQIRNLKDLYFLFGEGGRKFNGDIPLTGPLSLPYGTFSLLKEFKIWDCPSMKKLFPQSLMLDLQNLKVISVTNCDNMEELIASEEGQESVNGNIGSRFIFVPKLRRVELHGLPKLKSICSGEIVCDSLQTIGVRNCLNLERIALSLFLPDHSQLSPLPSLQAIRIYPREWWELVVEFDHPDAKDVLFPLCEFL comes from the coding sequence ATGGGAAGACCGAAAGATCAAATGTTTTGGGAGTATGTTGAGGGGATTGGTAATCATTTGAAGTGTAAATTCTGCGGAAATGTATTCAAGGGGAGTCCTTCAATTTCAAGGATCAAATCTCATTTAGCAGGAATTCCAGGGCAGGGCATTCAAATTTGCGATAGTGTGCCTGATGATGTCAAAGAAGCAGCTCTTGAAGCAATCCAAGGAGCAAACAAAAGACGTAAAACTATGAGGAGTTCAAGCAACAATGAGGTGTACAATCCAATTTCAAGGCAACAAAATCATGAAGTGGAAGACGAAGAAAGGATGCAAATGGAAGTTCAGGAGATTGAACAACAAGTGGGGGAAGCTGGAACTTCTTTTCTTCTTGAAATGGAAGATAATGTAGAGAACCATGTTGGACAATCTTTGCAATTTGTTGAGACCAAAGGAGAGAAGTTGTTGACAGCAAAGTTAAAGGGTGAGGAGTTTGAAACACATATAAAAGAGATCTGTTCTTGTTTAAGGGATGATGATAATGTCTCAAAGGTTGGCATTTATGGGATGGGGGGAGTGGGTAAAACTGAATTGGCGAAACATGTTAATAATGAACTTTTAAGAACTCCCAGCCCATTTCATTATGTTTATTGGGTTACTGTGTCGCCAGATTTTAGCATCCATAAATTGCAAGACACCATTGCAAGAATGGTGAATCTAGACCTTTCAAGTGTGGATGATAAGCATATAAGAGCAGCCAGATTATTCAAGGTGTTGAAGGAtaaaaattttgttttaattttggaTGATATGTGGAATTATGTTCCCCTTGAAATGGTAGGAATTCCTGATAACATGAAAAGATGCAAGTTGGTTCTCACAACTCGATCTTTAAATGTGTGTCGAAAGATGGATTGCCAGAAGAATTTCAAAGTAAAGCCTCTTTTAGTAGATGCAAGTTGGGAGCTATTTTTGCAGGAATTGGGGCATCAAATAATGCCTAGTCTAGAAAAGATTGCAAAGTCCATTGTATTAGAATGCAAGGGCTTGCCACTTGGGATTAAAGTAATGGCAAGAAACATGAAGCAAGTGGATGACATACATGAATGGAGTAATGCATTGGACAAATTAAGAAGATCAATACCAGAGCAAGAGAATTTGGAGATATTCAACGAATTGAAACGTAGCTATGATTATTTGAATGATCCAACTTTACAACAATGTTTCTTATATTGTGCATTATATCAAGGAAGTTGGTATGGTATAAGAAAAGGAATGATCGAGTTATTGATTGATGTGGGAGTAATAGAAGGAGAAAGCAGGAGAGAAGAATTCAATGAGGGCCGTACCATACTCAACAAACTTCTAAATCTTTGCTTGttagaaaaagaagaagataCTTACACAGTGAAGATGCATAAATTGCTTAAAAATATGGCCATCCAAATAATGAACGCAGATGCACGAGTAATTGTTAAAAATGATGAAGAGTTATCTGAAATGCCAGAGTGGGGAAACTGGTCAAAAGATCTTCTCAGAATTTCATTGAGTTCTAAAGATATACGTAAGATTCCTTCCGGTTATTCACCCAGCTGTCCTAATCTTTCAACTGTTTTGTTGGGTAACAATTTTAATTTGAGCTTCATTGGATATTCTTTCTTCAAGCAATTGCATGGTCTCAAGATGCTTGATCTTTCTTGGACTGCTATTCAAAAGTTGCCAACGTCGATCTCTCATTTGGTGAATCTAAGCGCATTATTACTTAGGGACTGTAAAAATTTAAGGCATGTGCCGTCATTAGCAGCGCTTAGGGCATTGAAGAGGTTGGATCTCTATGGTTCTGGAGTGGAAAAAGTGCCTAAAGGAATAAAATTGTTGTCCAATCTCAGGTATTTGGATCTTTGTGGCACAAACATAGAGGAGTTGCAACCAGGGATATTACCAAAGCTTTCCCAATTGCGATTCCTCCGCCTTGGCTTTTCTTTCACAGTTGAAGGAAAGGAAGTAGCATCGCTGAGAAAGTTGGAAGAATTGGAATGCCGTTTCCACGGTGTTGGTGAGTTGAACACCTTCATGACTTGTAAACCTTCAACCAGTCAAATGCGATGCAGACTTCTTGTAGGACAAAGCAAACAAATGGATGGAAGCTATTTTGATGATTCTGAGGTTTATTTTAATAATTGCAGTATCAGCGAAGGGGGCAATGCCCTATCTCTCCCAAGAGAAGTGAAATCTCTGATCTTTGATGGATGCAACATTGAAAGCGGCGGCTTATGCTTCCGATATGCAATTGAACCGGAGTACTTTGAAATTGAAGATTGTGAGGGTCTAGAGCATTTGTTTTCATTGTCCTCCCCCCCTTCTGTGTTTAAAACCCTTGAGATTATACAAATTCGCAATTTGAAGGATCTATATTTCCTGTTTGGTGAAGGAGGGAGGAAGTTCAACGGGGACATTCCATTAACAGGACCATTATCACTGCCGTATGGTACCTTTTCCCTTCTCAAAGAATTTAAAATATGGGATTGTCCAAGTATGAAGAAGCTGTTCCCTCAGAGCTTGATGTTagaccttcaaaatctgaaaGTGATTTCTGTAACAAATTGTGATAACATGGAGGAGTTGATAGCATCGGAAGAAGGACAAGAAAGCGTCAACGGCAATATTGGCAGCAGATTCATCTTTGTCCCAAAATTAAGGAGGGTTGAATTGCATGGGTTGCCAAAACTGAAAAGCATATGTAGTGGAGAAATAGTATGCGATTCTCTCCAAACAATTGGAGTACGGAATTGTCTAAATCTTGAGAGGATAGCACTTTCTCTTTTCTTGCCTGACCATAGCCAGCTGtcccctctcccttctcttcaagCTATCAGAATTTATCCTAGAGAATGGTGGGAGTTGGTTGTTGAGTTTGACCATCCGGACGCCAAGGATGTCCTCTTTCCCCTTTGCGAATTCTTATGA